Within the Streptomyces sp. NBC_00335 genome, the region TCGCCGCGCGCTGGTCGGCGTACCGGCCGATCCGCACGGTCCACCCCAGGGTGCCGCCCGGGCGGTCGGCGAAGGCGGGGATGAGGACCCGTTCCACCCGGGGTTCGAAGCCCTTGGCCCGCAGGGCCGCGGCCACCTGGTCGGCACGCTCCTTGGGGCCGAGGGCCGCGGTGGCCTGACCGTAGGAGCCGTCGGCGGTCAAGGGCTGGTTCACGTGGACGGTCCAGACGTCGTCGGCGTCCGTCAGACCGCGGACGATCGAGGTCTGGGTGACCCCGGGTGCGATCACGGTGGACTGCGCCGACTCGGGGAACGGGAGCGTACTGGGTTCGGGAGCAGCGGCCTCCACCGGACTCGGGGCCGCGGTCGGCCGCCCCGCTGCTCCGGTGGCCGGCGCCGCACCGAGGGCGGCGAGCGCGCAGACGGCGAGGACGGCAACGGACGACACGGCGAGGTGCGGTGGCTGACGCATGCGGCTCTCCCTGAAGGTGAGGTGGTGCGTCCGTCCAGTGCAGGAGCGACACGTGGCGGGTGGCGCAACACAGCTTGCTGCGCGCATGAATTCCCCGGGAACGAGCCAGGGGCCACCTCAGATTCCTCTGCAATGGCCCCTGACCTGCACGAATCGGTATGCGGTGATCAAGGCGGCCGCATACTCTTGATCTTTCTGATTGCGGGGGTTGGCATGGGTGGCTCGACGATGAGGCCTGACGCTGAGCAGTACCCGGAGGTGGCGGCCGCGGGAGGAGACCTGACGGCGGCGCTGCAAGCTGCCGCCGTGAAGACGGGCACGCGGTTGGTCGGGCTGCGCGACCCGTACTCCCCCACGGGACTGTCACGCCACTTCGCGGCCGACTTTGCGGCGGAGTGCGGGGCTGTCCAGGTGGAACTCCGCCCCGAACGCCGCGGGATCGAGGTGCTGCTGAGGTTGCCGCTCGCGGGTGTCGCCGGTGTGTGTGCGGTGCGATCCCTGGAGGCCGCCATCGAGGTGGTCCAGGACTGGCAGGCGGGGACGCCTCTGGCGGACATGGCCGCCCGGTGGGAACTCCTGAGGGTGAGTCCGGAGGCCCTGGCACATGACCAGGGAAAGGGCGTCGCCCATGAGTGGGGGTACCTCCGCGGCCTGCCCGATCGGCTTGTCGACCACGACCTGGTGGAGGCGGCGTTCCGTTCTCCGGAACTGAGCGCCTTGTTTCCCATGGTCGGTCACGGATCCCTGCAGTTCCGCCGGCTCACGGTCTCCGACCCCGGAAGCGACGTCCCGAGCATCTTTCCTCTGGGAGAAGGCCGCTGGCAGGTCATCTCCCTGTGGGACCGGGACATTCCCGTACGTACGGCCGACACCGCCGACGAGGCAGTGAGGCTGGTGGTGGAAGGGCTCCCGCAAGGGTGCGGTTCCGCGGTCGAAGTCATCCACGACGCCAGGCGGGCGATGGCGAGCAAGGCCCGCGACGGTGACGGAACTCAGCAGGACAGCCCGGTCCCCACGAGGAGTCCGCACGGCTGAGAATCCCCGTCGACAACCGTCTGCTCTTGGACGACACGGTTGCCCTGGTCACCGCGGCACCGATCAGGCGGGCTTGGTGCCCTGGGCCTCGACGGCCACGTCCTGCCAGTCGGCCCAGACCTTGAGCCGGTCGGCGTAGGCCTGCGGGATCATCTCGTTGCCCTGGGTGCCGAAGAAGACGCGCAGCGGCGGGTTGTCGGAGTCGACGACCTTCAGCAGCGCGGCAGCGGCGGCGGTGGGGTCACCGAAGTCGAGGGTCTGCATGAACGCGCCCAGCGCGTCCCGTACCCCGTCGTACACGGCGATGGGGTCCGCGGAGACGGCCGAGGCGCCGCCCCAGTCGGTGGCGTACGCGCCGGGCTCGACGAGGGTGACCTTGATGCCGAGCCCGGCGACCTCCTGGGCCAGGGCTTCGCTCAGGCCTTCGAGCGCCCACTTCGAAGCGTGGTAGCCGCCGACGAGCGGCCAGGCGACGACGCCGCCGGTGGAGGAGATCTGCACGATGTGGCCGCTGCCCTGCGCGCGCAGGTACGGCAGGGCGGCCTGGGTCACCCACAGGGCGCCGAACAGGTTGGTCTCCATCTGGTCGCGCAGGGCCGACTCGGTCAACTCCTCGACGGCGCCGAACAGGCCGAAGCCGGCGTTGTTCACGATGACGTCGAGGCGGCCGAAGTGCTCCTGTGCCTGCTTGACGGCGGCGAACACCGCGCCCTTGTCCGTCACGTCCAGCTTGAGCGCGAGGACGGAGTCGCCGTAGGCGGCCACCAGGTCCTTGAGCGTCTCGGTGTCGCGGGCCGTCGCGGCGACCTTGTCACCGCGCGACAGAGCCGCCTCGACGTACCGCCGGCCGAAGCCGCGGGAGGAACCGGTGACGAACCAGATCTTGCTCATGATGTGTGCTCCGTACGCGAAGGACTCGCAAGTGACGTGTCGGCCGGGCCGGCCGACAGCGGGGTGGTCGAAGGCGCCTCGGGGCGCCTCTTCGCTTTTGACTCTAGGAACCCAATCGCAGAGGATCCATGGCGTAAACGATCAAAAACTTGCCGAATCGTCTCGACTCAGCGTCAAGAACGTGCTGCCGCAGATACGCTGCCCGGTATGGATGTACTCGCTGACGTACTGGCCACCACCGGATTCAACGGGGTCCTGCTCGCCCAGCTCCGCTCCCGCGGCTCCGGCTGGGGCTGTGCGCTGGAGCAGCAGAACACCGCCGGCTTCCACCTGGTGGCCGAGGGCACCTGCTGGCTGCGCGTCGAGGGCCGGCCGCCGCTGCAGCTCGTGTCCGGCGATGTCGTCCTGCTGCCCCGCGGCGAACCGCACACCCTGGCCGGCACCCCCGAAACGGACGCGGTGCCGTACGCCGAACTCGAAGCCGCCCACCCCCCGGGCCGCGAGGGCGTCGTCGACCTCGGAGGTCTCGGGCCCGCCCTGCGCATCGTCTGCGGCAAGTTCACCTACGACGGCGACGCCGCGCAGCACCCGGTCCTGTCCGCCTTGCCGGCCGTGATCCACGTTCCCGGCATGAGCGCCGACCCGGAACTGCAGGGCATCATCCGGCTGCTGGTCGCCGAGACCACCCGCACCCGGCCCGGAGCGCGGGTCGTGGCAGCCCGGCTGACCGACGTCCTCTTCGTCCAGGTGATCCGCGCCTGGCTCGACCTCACCGACGCCGGGGCGGGACAGCGGTCCTGGCTCACCGCGTTGCGCGACCCGCGGATCGGCGCCGCGCTCTCGCTGGTCCACGACGCTCCGCAGCACCCGTGGACGGTGGAGGGCCTGGCCCGCGACGTCGCCATGTCCCGCCCCGCGTTCGCACGGCAGTTCAAGGAACTGGTCGGCGACACTCCGCTGGCGTACGTGTCCCGGCTGCGCATCGGCCTGGCTGCCCGACTGCTGCGCGAGACGGACGACCTGGTCGGCGACATCGGGGCAGCCGTCGGCTACACCTCCGAGTTCACCTTCTCCCGCGCCTTCTCCCGGGAACTGGGCATCGCCCCCGGCCGCTACCGCCGAGCCGCCCAGACCCGGCCCGAGGCCGCCTGAGCGGGGCGTCGCATTGAAGGAGACCTCGAGAGCGGTGTGCTGGCATGATCGTGCGATGCCTTCTGCCGTCGAGTTCTTCGTCGCTCCGGATGACGGAGTGGCTTCCGAGATGGGGCCTCAGCATCGGGACCACGGTTTCCCGGCGTTCATGTGTGCGGGCCTCTACCCCGATGATGCGATGGGGGACTGGGAGGTCCTCCTGGGCGGGGGCGTGGCCACGAAGCCGCGGGTCGTCGTAGCGATGGCGAACGACGGTTTTGAAGCGTTCGCGTTCCCGGAGCGCCTGCGCTTGGCCCTGGCAAGGGCAAGCGCGGAGCGGCTGGTTGAGGTCGCCAGGGCGTGGGTCGGGCTCGCGACGATGAAGGACGAGGGGATTTCGGCCGAGGAAGCGATCGAGATCCTCACCGAGGTAGCCGACCTCGCCCGCACCGCCGA harbors:
- a CDS encoding DUF6193 family natural product biosynthesis protein, giving the protein MAPDLHESVCGDQGGRILLIFLIAGVGMGGSTMRPDAEQYPEVAAAGGDLTAALQAAAVKTGTRLVGLRDPYSPTGLSRHFAADFAAECGAVQVELRPERRGIEVLLRLPLAGVAGVCAVRSLEAAIEVVQDWQAGTPLADMAARWELLRVSPEALAHDQGKGVAHEWGYLRGLPDRLVDHDLVEAAFRSPELSALFPMVGHGSLQFRRLTVSDPGSDVPSIFPLGEGRWQVISLWDRDIPVRTADTADEAVRLVVEGLPQGCGSAVEVIHDARRAMASKARDGDGTQQDSPVPTRSPHG
- a CDS encoding SDR family NAD(P)-dependent oxidoreductase; translated protein: MSKIWFVTGSSRGFGRRYVEAALSRGDKVAATARDTETLKDLVAAYGDSVLALKLDVTDKGAVFAAVKQAQEHFGRLDVIVNNAGFGLFGAVEELTESALRDQMETNLFGALWVTQAALPYLRAQGSGHIVQISSTGGVVAWPLVGGYHASKWALEGLSEALAQEVAGLGIKVTLVEPGAYATDWGGASAVSADPIAVYDGVRDALGAFMQTLDFGDPTAAAAALLKVVDSDNPPLRVFFGTQGNEMIPQAYADRLKVWADWQDVAVEAQGTKPA
- a CDS encoding AraC family transcriptional regulator yields the protein MDVLADVLATTGFNGVLLAQLRSRGSGWGCALEQQNTAGFHLVAEGTCWLRVEGRPPLQLVSGDVVLLPRGEPHTLAGTPETDAVPYAELEAAHPPGREGVVDLGGLGPALRIVCGKFTYDGDAAQHPVLSALPAVIHVPGMSADPELQGIIRLLVAETTRTRPGARVVAARLTDVLFVQVIRAWLDLTDAGAGQRSWLTALRDPRIGAALSLVHDAPQHPWTVEGLARDVAMSRPAFARQFKELVGDTPLAYVSRLRIGLAARLLRETDDLVGDIGAAVGYTSEFTFSRAFSRELGIAPGRYRRAAQTRPEAA